The DNA window TTGTCCTGAATGGAACAGCACGCAACCTTGCATGCTTTATCTAGCTCTTGAAATTCGCATAATTTAGTCTCTGATCCAAGATTTCAGAAATGTCACCTTCACTTACCCCCATTGCCTTCCACACTGGAAAGTACCTTATGGTCCCATTCTCCATCAACTTTGAATTCCTTATGCCCGAAATTATCTCAAAATAGCATCATTTTGTTGCTGTACACATCTGCTTTTGGTATTATGGGAAGATCTCTAATCCATTCTGGAGTAATATCTTCTCATTCTTAAAGAGATGAGCATCTATCGATCCATTCAACATAAAGTCATCCACCACCAGCCTTTCAACACTCACTCAAGCAGAAACCACCAAGATCTAGATTATTATGGTGAATTTTCCCTAGGCTCCTCACCTCAGTGTGAAATTGCTTCTCTCCTTGTTTCATGCCTTGAAGCTTCTGTACAGGTACTAGTTTCGAGTCTGGGAGCAATCCTTTGAACACTGAACCAAAGGTACCTTGCCCCAGTTTATCTGAGGAATTCTTTGTGCAGGGCTGTAAAAAGGAATATTCATAGACTATGAGATTCATTATCTAAGAAATCCTTTTGGGATGAAGTCCTCTGAAATATCTTCACTATTATGCAAAGAGCGCATAGTGCCATAAAAATACTACCCAGCAGGCCAGCACTTTAATTAACATGATAAGCCTCAAATGATGCAACTTCTTTTCCCTATCTTGAATTAGAAGATCCGATGCTGCAAGACATATATAAACACCACCAGTATTACCATTTTTAAGATCATCTTTGTGTGCAATTGCTCACCGTTCCAGATATTGCAATCATCTTTGTGTGCGTATGCAGTACAAGTGCAATTTCTCAGGCATATAAATCTGTATTCCTCCATGCTTTGGACTTTCAATGTTATTGGGTTTCGTGAAATTTTGGTGTTGGTGATCTTGAGAAATACATTACTTTTTGTCTGTTGATTTATTTGAGGGAGAACATTGGGTATCTGTTTGCCTCACACATCCTTGACTCCATGGTCGAAGATTCCAACTCCTCGAGGAAGCTGGTCTGAGACCTGGTAAGCAGAAACATTCATCAGATCCTGTCCTGCAGACTCTAAAAGGCCCGCATACATAATATAAATCACACAAAGCTGCAGGAAAGTACCATTCTGTTATGCATTCCTTTGAATCATTGGAACATGTGTGAAGTTGGAGTTGACCATTAAGGCTTAGAACTATTCTTGTGATTGTGGACACATCCTTCATGGTGCACCTAAACTTGAGCTCGCAATTATTGTTAACGAAATCATAGCTGTATCCACTCTTCTATGGCATTCCCAGGGATGGATGTGAATGATTTTCCTATCCCTGTTTTTCGATTGCCAGTAAACTTCCAAGTGATTCCAGAATCCAGATTGAGACATATTCTTTTAAACGAAGATTTAGACATTGTTTCATTGTTATTAGATCTGCATGGAAGGAGAGAGGACCTGGTGCAGTGCAGGATCTTCTTGGTCCCAAGAAACACGGTTCTAGTGGCATTCACATGAGATATATTAGGAAACAGTAACATAGAAATGATGCACATTGAAATTTTGGGAGCCACTTGCTTAATTCgttactccctccattccaaattataggttgttttagccaaaacgacctataatttgtGACGGGGGAgtattttatatttattttgataaTCAACCTCTGCCTCGTTGTAGCCTCAAAAGCATCTGTATTTAGATTCCAATACATGGTGAAAAGGTGTTCACATTTATTAAGACAAATGGGGAAGCTTGCATGTGTAAATGCAACAGTAGTCCCTTTCTTATCTTGGTTGCTACACTCTGAACTAAACCTACAGTATTGAAGCATAGAACAATACAAAAGCTGAGCATATTAGGATCCAATTATGTACAGCTTCGCTCACTCATAATAATAATAATCTTCAAGCATTTGCCCTAACAAATTGCAGATTATCTGATTTATGAACTTTGGAAATGTGAACTGCCTGAAGTAGCACTGTGCGTCTGGGAAGTTGTCGTGCTGTTTTGTGTCTGAGAAGTCTGACTTGAAGATATATCTGAAAAGAAGTTTATAACATCAGGGCTTTCACCAAGAACTCTCAATGACCTTGGAACAGGAGGCATGTTAACGTCAAGGAATCCTTCGAGGATTTGAACAATCTGACCAGTCGTGGGTCTTGCACTTTCATCATCTTGGATGCACCAACAGGCAACCTTACAAGCTTTTGTGAGTTCATCAACATTTCCATCTCCATTTAGCCTGGGGTCCATCAAGGTCCGTACATCCCCTTCATGAAGCTTGCTTGCAGCAAAGGTTGGGAAGAAGGTGGATCCACGCTCTTCTCCGTGATCAGAATTTCTCCTGCCTGATATGAGTTCGAAGAGCATCATACCATAGCTAAAGACATCTGCCTTTGCTGTTATTGCGACACCACTGATCCATTCAGGTGCGAGGTAACCCCTTGTTCCTCTCATTGTTGTCAATACGCGACTGAAGTCTCTGCCTAAGAGCTTGGCTAGACCAAAATCAGCAACTTTTGGCACAAATGACTCATCCAGGAGTATGTTTTCTGGCTTGACGTCACAGTGTATAATGCAATCCCTACACTTTTCGTGCAGGTAATTTAAGCCTCTTGCTGTTCCAAGTGCTATCTGGTACCTGGTAGCCCAGCTCAGTGCCGTTTTCTCACCAGGGAATAGCTGCAAGTCCAGGGAGCCCTCTGGCATGAACTCATACACAAGCAGCCTCCGTGATCCTTCAGAGCAAAATCCAAGCAGGCGGACCAAATTGACATGCTGGATTGTCCCAATGGTACTCACCTCAGCACGGAATTGCTTCTCCCCTTGGTGGACTCCGTCTAGCCTCTTCACAGCAATGGCAGTTGAATCTGGGAGCTTCCCTTTGAACACTGAGCCAAAGGCACCTCCACCAAGCCTCTCCGAGAAGTTGTTAGTGACATGCTGCAGATCACCGTACCTAAAGGCGATCAGTGTGCCCCCAGCAGTCTTGGATATCCGAAGAGTTCTCTCTCGGCGGTATTTCTGAAATATGAAGTATGACACAATAGCAATGACTATTAAAACTGCAGCAACTCCACCAACAACTGCGCCTATGATCACTGTCTTGCTCTTTTTGGAGTCTGGCAGCTCAGAAGCTGCAAGCCTGAGAAAGAGTGTGCCTCCTCCATTTCCACTGTATTGGTCTTGGAGGTTAATGAGGTCCCCATGCCAAACAAAGCAACCACTACTATTGTAAGTATATGCATTACAAGAACAACTGTTCAGACAAGCCACTCGACAGTCTTGAGAACTAGCAGCCACAGCAGTCTGAGCATTATCAGGTAGCCTCACACTTTCCATGCTGTAGAACTTATCAGACTGAGACTGTGAAGAGCTAGAATTGGTCTGGCACTGCAGTGGTACTCTCCGTTTGCACCCACCACTGTAATCCTGGAGGTCCCAATCACTCTGAATTTTCTGAGTGAACCCCTTGATGCAGGTGCAGAATGGCAGGGCATCGACTTTGCAACTGCCATATGCCCCACAGAGAGCATACACCTCGCACTGTGACCGTGGCTGGGCCCAGAACATTGTCCACGACTGTGTGAAGCTCACCCATGTCTCCTGCTTGATCTGCCCGTTCACATCAATGATGAACCTTGAGATGATATTGTTATCCTTCATCGAATAGATGAAGTAGCTCTCTGTGCCGTTGTCAATGAATTGGAAGTTGTAGTTGTAACCGGCCGTCATCTCTGGCACAAGGCTGAAGATATTGCCATTCCAAGGGCCACTGGTCCAGTAAGTTATGGAATCCTTCCACTGGATGAAGTACTGTGTTGAGCCGTTCGGGTCCAGCTCCAGCGAGAACAAACCGGGAGATGGGTTGGCTGTGTTCCTCCATGGAACAAGACGCTGACTGACCCCCGTGGTCTTGTTCAGCCCAAGCTTGCCCCCTGGAAGCCATGTGTTTGTGGGGTGATCTATGCTTCGCCAGTAAATTATTGATGGATTGGTGGCATCAATGAGGTCGAGGCTACCATCATCCCCGAGGACGGCgatggtggagttggatccgaTGCTCATGTTGGTCGACCACAGCTGCCGGTTCTTGGATTGATCAAGGAGAACAAGGTTGCCGTCGCTGCCAATGGTCAAGGCTGTGGTAGTTGGGTCTGTCACAGGCGCGTCGGAGTTGGCCGTCCACACGGTTGTCTGCTGTATGTTGCTGTACCATATGGCGATGTAGTAGTTGCTGGGGCTGGAGGTGGTTTTACCTTGAAGCGGGGTGTAGAATCCCAAAGTGAACTTGTTTCCCTTGGATACAATCTGCTGCACCCCGGACAACGGCGTGGAGGAGTTGATGGTGTCGACGGCTGCGCAGAGTAGGATCTGGCTGAgtaggaggaggaagaagaacggAGCCATGGATGGGAGCTTGGAGGAGCAGCCAGGGCTGGGAGGTGGGGAGTTTGGACTTCTGGAGTAATTGGTGGCGGTGGTAGTTGGGTACAGATGTTTTGATGGACAACAATGCTCCACTTCATGGATTAAGTACAAAGGTGGCGTCTTTGACCTGGTATAGCAGCTACGGTCTTTGACAGGTATACACCCAACGCCCTTCTTGTGCGGAATGATAGAGCGACTGACATAATTGCAGTCCTCTGGTGGAAATGATTACGCAAGAataaatttaagtttttttTCTGATGTTTTCTTTTATTCATACCTATGATTGAACAGAAACGCAAACATATGCTATGATGCTGGCCCCTGGttgaaattatttttttagGAGCAAGAAAGAGAACGGTATGAAGCCAGAGAAGTGTTGCGGACTTGTTGCGGCGGCGCCCAAAGCTCCAGAAGCCAGGGTTGACTTGGAATAGTTTAACAAAGGCCGGTCGTTCGCGGCAAATCTTTTAAGATTTTGTCCCCTTGCGAATACTTAGCTAAACTTTCACGATTCCGCTGCTGATTATTCAATCTTcgttcttctttttttttttaaaaaaaagaaaactcaACCTTTGATCTGGtcgcctctttttttttttgaacaattGTGATGTTACTGCTTTCTCTGATAAGGTCTTCTAGAATGGCTATTCTCAGAAAGATAAAAAGGGGTCTTCTCTTCTAGAATGGCATGGGTAAGACAAAAGAACATGGTAGCACCAGAGATTTGGGTTTGGGTGCCTGTCTCTGTTCAATGCTAATGCTGTCATGTGCCACATGTATTTTTACCGAGTCAgtatgataattaaacttattCCTGTGAAATTCCAGCAAATGCCCTGTATGGATCCGGAAAGGAGatattttggttgtgaggtggATTGCCACCTGACCAGTCCACATTTCATGGGGGGTAATTTGGTCAATACAAAGCCAAAGCTGGGTGACTGGATCCTGGGCGCCAATAGCATTAGCGAGGACTAACCGGAGAACAGAGTGGCCGAGTTTTGACGATTGGACCTGGCAGTCCGGTCGCAGTCGTCCTTAATCTGTCTGTCATAAGCATGTCTATCAGCAATTCAGGAAACGTTATTTTAGGATACCCGGCATTAAATAGCATTTATTGGAGGTACTGAAATCCCAATAAAGTGTTGGGGATAAGAACAGGTCTGCCCTGGCCGTTTGGCGTTTGCAACTGAAGTCTCGCTGTGCAGTGGTGACCATGTCTATGTGCACTGCACATGGAAAACGACTCGGAGAATTGCAGATGGGTCATGGCTCTGGACGTGGCTCTGCTCTGCTCCGATGGTTCGAGCTACACTAGGAACAGCAGCCCTGGCCACTACCGGTGTATTTCTCCGAGGCGGCGCACTCCGCCGTTCGTTGGAGTTCATGCCCCCTGGCCGTTGGAGCTGCCTTTGCCTCGAGGCCAGGCAACTCATGGACTCACGGTGCAGGTGCGCCCTCCCTCTGAGGCAGCTGAAGATGCATCACTTCAGGACACTCTTCCGTGGCATTTTCCTTTGGTAATTGGTACGGTCGTTCGGCTGGAGCAGAGAGCAGCAATCTGCTGTCCAGGAGAGGCTTGCAGGATGGAACGCTTCTGGCGCCCGCTTGGAATTCATGCCATGATACATGAGTCCTTGTTAAACTTGTTTACGCCCTGTGTTTGTTGATGTCAGTACGGGTGTGCCATGCTTATTTCTCTACGGTTCTGGTTCCCTACGGAGCTGTCGTCATCTATGGAGCAATTCTTTAAAAGGAAGTCTATAGCGAACGCATCTTACGACCTGTATGGCGTTGGTCAGAAATTGAATTTTGTCTTATTAGTTTTTTTTAATGAATCCTGTGTTTTCAGCAATTCAGCATGATGTGACGAGTATTGGTGGGCCGATCCTTGTTTCATTTTGGATTTGAGATGAGGCCCAAAGTTGAAGTTGCGGTGGCGACGCTCTGCCAGAAAGAGCCCAACGGCCCATCCCCTTTGCAAAATCCGAGCGTAATCGCCAATTCGCCATCCGCCCATCCCCCCATCCCCACTCTACCTGCCCCGGCTGCCCCCATCCACCCGTAGTCCCGTGCCCCTGGTTGTTTCCGGCGTATCCTGCAGCCGCGCCCGGACTCGCCGGCGGCCACCCGTCTCCGGTCACGAATCGTCGCCGGCATCACCCGCCCCATCTCAGCCCGTCGCCGGTGTCTTCATTTTCAGCCGTGCGTCCTAGCCTTCCCATTTGGACTCGTTCCCGTTCTGCAGTTTGCGTGGCGCTTGGAATGTTCTGTGTTGTGTCTGAATTGTTGTGGGGCTATCTCAATTGGAACGCCAAGCAGGAAGCGACCCTTTTTGTTGAGACTTGAGAAAGAAATAGAAATGACACCGAGTTCCCTAGTGGCCTATTCCTAGTTGAGGAACAACCTACCGACTTTTTTTGATCCACTTGTTGAGTTACACGCATAAGTACGCGCTTATGTAGTCATAGAATCAACCTTGTCGTTCTCCCTTTTGTTTTCTTTCTGCTGAATTCTGATTTTTATCTCATTGTCCTGATATATTGATGTTGCTGTGTCAGTGAAAACTCCGACTACATGTTAGCAGTGGAAGAGAAATTGTGCATATTGCATTTTCTGTTCGAGCAGTTAAATTGTATTTACAGAACCTGTATCAGAATGATTCTGAATTGCATAGCTATCATTGGTTCAGCATGGTTTCAGTTATCTATAAATTGGATTCGATTCTGATTTGCTCATGGCTTCGTGGCAATTGATGAGTGTACTGTTTCCTTATGGGATATCTTGCATTCTGATATAAGGCTTTTGTACTATATAAATTATGTGTCCTTGTGATATATCTGTTCTCTGTACCGAAAGAATTCTATCTTCTTGCTCTAATACTTATCCATATAAACCATATTATGTGATATCCAAGTTGTGTCAGCAATTAGCATATTCTGCTCGATTTTGTTTATACCCTTCAGAAATTTGTATTCCTGTTTTTTTTATTTGTTCAATTGGCATGGCAAGCAAGAAGATGCCTTTGTTGAGGAAAGCAACAACAATAGTGTTGACACTCTGATTGCTGGTTGATGAACAGGCTGCAGGATATTGTAGTCTTGGAATCAGCATTTTCCTGTCTTATGACTATAGAGTTCTGATTTTATATGGCATTTTACTGATATTTGGTGCTGCCGTGGCAGTGAAAACTCAATTTGTGCAGTAAGAGTTATGTTATAGCTGGAATTCTCCAACTACACATAACTGTATGTTTTGCATTTTCTGTTTCGGTGATCAAATTTATTTGCAAACCTATATCAAAATGATTCCAAAAATTTATAGCTACCAGTGATTCAAAAATGCATAGTTGTAAAGTGGAGCTGATTGTGTTCTGAATTCATGGCAATAGGTGAGATACTGTCTTTTCATGGACTGTTGTGTAAAAATAGGCGTTTGTACCATGATATATTCAGAGTATGGATCATGCATTTGATATTCTTGTCCTGATGTTTTATACATATGATATGATATTCAAGTTATGTATTATCATATTCTCCTCGAGTTTGTTTTGCCATGTACTTAAATGGGGCCCTCAGAAATTTATTTGCCTATTTCTATGGTATTTCTCATATATTGAAGACGATAACCATGCTTTTATTTTGTGCTTGTGTAAACAGCTTGTCAAAAGGACAGAAAAGCGTGTGTTAGTTTAAATGGCTTCGAAGCTCCAAGCCTTTTGGAACCATCCTGCTGGCCCCAAAACCAGTTAATTATCTGCTCatctttctttttattttcaGGGGATGTATCCATGATCAATGGCATTTGTATTTACCTTAATCTTCCTTTTGCCATTTCTGATCATGGTTATCTGCTTTTGCTCTCATTACACGCACTTAGATTTCTAATGAATTAATTACCATCCTAGGCTTCAAGCTAGCTTGTGCATATTTCTTGCCATAGCTGAGATGCATTCTTGGGTGTCTGATATTGAATTTAGCCTTACGCTAGTCCGGACCGAGGCAAGTGTAATCTTACTTGTGACTGTAAAGCATGGAGTAATTCAGGCGGTCCTTATTATCTGGCAGTTCCTCTCTAGGAAAATGGGATGTATATATTCAGATGACTCATTTTACTAGTTATTGCTACCTGGTACCTCAATCAAACATTCTCTATTGTAGTTCATTTCTGGGCTCCAACATTCAAATGGGGTATCAGCATCGCCAACATTGCAGACTTTGCGAAACCACCTGAAAAGATATCCTATCCTCAGCAAGTTGGTATGTTTAAGCTGTCCAATTAATTCATCCTGTTTCTGAATGTCAGATTACAAGACCAGTACTTTCATTTGCTTCCTCATGCAATTTAAGAACATAGTATATGCTTATTCTGTTGTTTTTTATGCAGCTGTGGCTTGTACTGGTGTCGTTTGGTCACGCTACAGCATGGTTATTACACCGGTAAGGCCTCTTGTGTATTTGCATAATCCTTTGTATCTATTTTTTTCTGGAACTTGTGATCCAGTGTGGATTATGTCTTTTGAAATTCAACCTGTAAATTTACACCTTTATCATATACTTTTCTAATCAGTATTGATACAAAATAGCTTGTTGGATCTGTTTTTACTACTCTCCAGCAGCTCCTGATTCACACGTCCCTAGTTGTGCAGTGTTCATGTCAGAAAGTTGAATAACTTCATTGTACTTATTTCTTTGACTGCCTTATTTGAAATGAGCAGGCATACTTCTGTAAGGTTAATTAGATCTTGATTGTGGAAATTGGCCTTGTTGATTCCTATCTTTCTTGCTTGTCTTGTTGGTTCGTAATGTTATGATATTGCAGAAAAATTGGAACCTGTTCAGTGTGAACGTTGCAATGGCGGGTACAGGCTTGTATCAGCTTTCACGCAAAATAAGGTTTGTTATAAAACCAACCCATGTTTTCCATTTTACTGTTCGGCTCATAAGAGTAAGACAAGTAATGATTCATGTTGATTGCCTTTCCAGGCAAGACTACTTTTCTGATGAGAAGGAAACCGCACCGTCGCTTGAAGGATGATGAGGGATGCCGCTGCCCAGCATGAAGGATGATGACGATAGACAAGAATAATCGATTGAGAAGAGCAACACACAGCTTGGGATCCAAGATAGGAATCCATTGTTTCTTCTGCGCTCATGACCACCCTGGTGGGAAAATCCACCCCGAAAAATAAGTGTAGGAATGCACAGTAATAATCTTCCATGCATCTGTGAAACATCATGCGGATGCAGGAAACAACCCTGTATGTTTTCTTCCTCTGCTGCCCGGTCAATCCAAATTTTGGAACACTTCATTTTCTGCTAGCTCTTGCAACCCACCGTCAAGTATCTCCTCGTTTTCAATCTGAAGCTACATGTTAGTCCTGGAAACTAAAATGCAGATGAAAAAAATCTCTTAAAACTTTTTTTATCGAATAGGCATGGCCACTCAGTCTGTCGTTGCCGGTTGTTGCAGTCGTTGCAGACTCTTAAGGCTTAGGAAAAGCGCGCCCATTTCAAACGCAGGCAGGCCGTGGGACGGCATAGTTACAGGGGTGCACAAAATAGGTGTGCGCGGCAGGCGAGTGCGACGAAGGGATCGGAACGGAGCGGAAGCCTTTTGCTCCGCCAGTTTCCACCTGCCCTGCCTTTTACCAGCAACACGAGGAAAACGCCTGAGCCGTGCCGTGCGGCGCGGCGGTCAGCCCGGTGCGCGCCGCGCGCCGGGCATCTATGCGCCCGCGTGAACTTTTGACGCTGCCCGCGTTCGTCGCGCGCCGGCGCATGATGCCAGCCGGCCGCGTTCGTTACCCGCAccgcgcggcggcgctgctcgctCGGTCCCGTGCGGCACAGGAACAACGGGGCGACCGGGCATTCCATCCGTTCTACTGACACACACTCGTCGTCTCGTCCTGGTTTCCCACCTAACTGGCCTGGTGCCAGTGGAGTGAAGTACTTGGCTCTGCATGACTTCATGCCCGTGATGAATGATCATGGAGGCAATCTAGAAGAGTTTCTACTACTCTACACAAAAAGGGAGCGTAGTTGCGCCTACATTTCAAAGGTCGACGCGCGGGGAATCTAGAAGAAGCAGAAAAGCCATGGATCGAGATGGAAACTTGGAAGACACGGACCAGCAGAGACTAGCCAGCGTGTGCGTGTCCTTTCCAAGGAATAGTCGTTGCGGTCGTAACCGTCAAACACGAAACGACCGTGCTAGTTCCTCTCGGGTCCTCTGCTTTCCCACTACCTCCAACGCCAAATCTCTATGACACAGTACATTTTGACCACTAAGTCGTCGCCACAAGGTTGTAAAAAGGAAAAGCTGCATAATTGTATTTTCATTATGGCTGCGGTCCTCCATTATATTCTCTACCAAAATACTTTGATATAGAATTACAAGTCGTCCGAGTCTAAAAAGCTTGGCCATCACCAGATGCTCCCTGTGTGCTTTTGGACAACGATAGCTGCGAGCTTGTCTTCTACCCCCGCAGCTAGCCCCTGCTGTGGAATCCATCACGTGACACCCGGACAAGAGCTTGCTAAACGGAAACCGAGTAGCGAAAGCGAGAGTGCGAGTCGGAGCTGCTTGGACATGCCTACGATAAGTTTGGCAACGATGAGCATTTTAGCCATATTTGCTGGTTGTAGATGGTGTAGTTGTAGATGCTGTAGGTGTTGTACGATTTTTCGAATCCGGTTTATATATAAACTGGATCCACTCTTCTTTTCTTATTAATATACTCCAAACCGCAAGGTTCAGAATTTCTTTTTAGAAAAAGCGAGAGTGCAAGTGCACGGGCACAGGCACAAAGGCCGAACCGGGCCCGACCGATCCGCGCCGGGGCCCACGGGGCATCGGAACCCAGAAGGGAGTGTGGCTTGCCGAGACCGAGTCAAAGACGGTCAATCCCGCCCtatccaccgccacctcccccaACCCAAAGTGTGCCCGCGCGTGCGACCCAGACGAAACGACGCGACACTACAACGCAACGCAGCCGAACCGTCTCCCTCCGCCCCGGATCACAGCTTCACGACGTGCCTCCTTTTCCGGTTCCCACAcaccagcaggcagcagccACTGTCCCCATCCACGCGCACCATCAGAGACGCGCACGCGGGAGCCTATATATTCGGGCGCGAGCCGTCGTCTCAGCCGGAAGCGGACACGGCTCCCCAGATCGAAGGCGATCGACCGCCTTCTCAAGCTCAACCGACGCGACCGCTcggcaggcggccggcggttcTACATCATCTCGGTTGATCCATCGAGCAAATAGGAAGAGTTACCATCGGTCGGTGCCTATCGTCGTCGTCTCCCGCGCGCTCAATTAAGCCTGCTTCGATTCAGCGCGCAATGAAGTTGTTCATGTGCTTCGGCGGTTCGGCGGCTGTCGCGGACGACGACGCGGCCGGCGGgatcgaggcggcggcggtggcagctcgccgccggcgccaccaGCTAGGGTCGTTCCGTCGGAAGTTCTTGTCCGGTAGCAGCAAGGGCAAGACGAAGAATCCGTCGCCGGGGCCggagccggcgccgccgcccgaggcGAAGGGGCGCGGGGTGGACGCCGTCGCCTGCGGCTTGATAATTCGCGCGTCCGCGGCGTCGTCGTTGGTGCCGTCCTCGGCGCTGCTAAGCTCCGAGGCGTCGCTGGGCTCGGACCCGTGCTCGGCGTCCTCCCGCTCCTCGGCTTTCTCGGCCTCCTCGTCCGTGTCCTCGTCGGCCTCGGTCTCGGGGGTGCTTTTCCCGCCGCCTGCGGCGAAGCGGCAGGCGGGCAAGGGGTCGTCGACGTccccggcggcgggggccgcggccGTGGTGCTGTGCCTGCTGATGGTGGTGTTCTGCGGCCGGGTCGGGGCGACGGTGCTCACGTCCACCGCGCTCTATCTCTTCCCGCGG is part of the Panicum hallii strain FIL2 chromosome 2, PHallii_v3.1, whole genome shotgun sequence genome and encodes:
- the LOC112881471 gene encoding G-type lectin S-receptor-like serine/threonine-protein kinase At2g19130 — its product is MAPFFFLLLLSQILLCAAVDTINSSTPLSGVQQIVSKGNKFTLGFYTPLQGKTTSSPSNYYIAIWYSNIQQTTVWTANSDAPVTDPTTTALTIGSDGNLVLLDQSKNRQLWSTNMSIGSNSTIAVLGDDGSLDLIDATNPSIIYWRSIDHPTNTWLPGGKLGLNKTTGVSQRLVPWRNTANPSPGLFSLELDPNGSTQYFIQWKDSITYWTSGPWNGNIFSLVPEMTAGYNYNFQFIDNGTESYFIYSMKDNNIISRFIIDVNGQIKQETWVSFTQSWTMFWAQPRSQCEVYALCGAYGSCKVDALPFCTCIKGFTQKIQSDWDLQDYSGGCKRRVPLQCQTNSSSSQSQSDKFYSMESVRLPDNAQTAVAASSQDCRVACLNSCSCNAYTYNSSGCFVWHGDLINLQDQYSGNGGGTLFLRLAASELPDSKKSKTVIIGAVVGGVAAVLIVIAIVSYFIFQKYRRERTLRISKTAGGTLIAFRYGDLQHVTNNFSERLGGGAFGSVFKGKLPDSTAIAVKRLDGVHQGEKQFRAEVSTIGTIQHVNLVRLLGFCSEGSRRLLVYEFMPEGSLDLQLFPGEKTALSWATRYQIALGTARGLNYLHEKCRDCIIHCDVKPENILLDESFVPKVADFGLAKLLGRDFSRVLTTMRGTRGYLAPEWISGVAITAKADVFSYGMMLFELISGRRNSDHGEERGSTFFPTFAASKLHEGDVRTLMDPRLNGDGNVDELTKACKVACWCIQDDESARPTTGQIVQILEGFLDVNMPPVPRSLRVLGESPDVINFFSDISSSQTSQTQNSTTTSQTHSATSGSSHFQSS
- the LOC112883096 gene encoding mitochondrial pyruvate carrier 4-like — translated: MASKLQAFWNHPAGPKTIHFWAPTFKWGISIANIADFAKPPEKISYPQQVAVACTGVVWSRYSMVITPKNWNLFSVNVAMAGTGLYQLSRKIRQDYFSDEKETAPSLEG
- the LOC112882719 gene encoding uncharacterized protein LOC112882719, with translation MKLFMCFGGSAAVADDDAAGGIEAAAVAARRRRHQLGSFRRKFLSGSSKGKTKNPSPGPEPAPPPEAKGRGVDAVACGLIIRASAASSLVPSSALLSSEASLGSDPCSASSRSSAFSASSSVSSSASVSGVLFPPPAAKRQAGKGSSTSPAAGAAAVVLCLLMVVFCGRVGATVLTSTALYLFPRRWPARPTHKEDGVELMECDAEEETANRKGGYGNTEGFLVTNRNS